From the genome of Malus domestica chromosome 04, GDT2T_hap1, one region includes:
- the LOC103411566 gene encoding phloretin 4'-O-glucosyltransferase-like has translation MVQHRFLLVTYPAQGHINPSLQFAKRLINTTGAHVTFITSLSAHHRIGNGSIPDGLTYAPFSDGYDDGFKPGDNIDHYLSELRHHGAQAITDLVVSSENEGHPYTCMVYTILLPWAADVAHELHLPNVLLWIQPATVFDIYYYYFNGFKDLIRDNTSSGTNDALPCSIELPGLPLSLTSRDLPSFMVDTNPYNFALPLFQEQMDLLERETNPIILVNTFDALEPEALKATEKYNLIGVGPLIPTTFLDGKDPSDKSFGGDLLKKSKDSPYLEWLNLKPEGSVIYVSFGSICVLEKAQMEEIAKGLLDCGRPFLWVIRDKVNKKGEDNEAKEEEEMLSCREELEELGRIVPWCSQVEVLSSPSLGCFVTHCGWNSSLESFASGVPVVAFPQWTDQGTNAKLIEDAWKTGLRVTPNEKGIVTGDELKRCLELVMGSGEIGEEMRRNAKKWKDLAREAVSEGGSSDKNLKAFLDRIN, from the coding sequence ATGGTGCAACACCGCTTTCTACTTGTCACATATCCGGCTCAAGGCCACATCAACCCTTCCCTCCAATTCGCCAAGCGCCTTATCAACACTACAGGTGCGCATGTCACCTTCATTACCAGTCTCTCAGCCCATCATCGCATTGGCAATGGCTCAATTCCAGATGGATTGACTTATGCGCCCTTCTCTGATGGTTACGACGACGGGTTTAAGCCCGGAGACAACATCGACCACTACTTGTCGGAGTTGCGGCACCACGGAGCACAAGCCATCACCGACCTTGTAGTCTCAAGTGAAAACGAGGGTCACCCTTACACTTGCATGGTCTACACAATACTTCTCCCCTGGGCCGCGGACGTGGCGCATGAACTTCACCTCCCAAATGTGCTGCTTTGGATTCAACCAGCCACAGTTTTCGACATCTACTACTATTACTTTAACGGGTTCAAAGATCTCATCCGGGATAATACTAGTTCTGGTACGAACGATGCCCTTCCATGTTCAATAGAGTTACCAGGTTTGCCATTATCTCTTACAAGCCGAGACCTTCCCTCCTTCATGGTGGATACAAATCCCTACAATTTCGCCCTCCCGTTGTTTCAAGAACAGATGGATCTGCTGGAGAGAGAAACCAACCCGATCATTCTAGTGAACACGTTCGATGCACTAGAGCCGGAAGCCTTAAAAGCAACTGAAAAGTACAATTTGATTGGAGTCGGGCCATTGATTCCGACGACTTTCTTGGACGGCAAGGATCCATCGGACAAGTCATTTGGAGGCGATCTTCTCAAAAAATCCAAGGACTCTCCGTACCTGGAGTGGCTGAACTTGAAGCCGGAAGGGTCGGTGATTTATGTGTCCTTCGGAAGCATTTGTGTGTTGGAAAAGGCCCAAATGGAGGAAATCGCCAAAGGGTTGTTGGATTGCGGCCGTCCGTTCTTGTGGGTTATTAGAGATAAAGTCAATAAGAAGGGAGAAGATAATGAggcgaaggaagaagaagagatgttGAGTTGCAGAGAGGAATTGGAAGAGCTAGGGAGGATAGTGCCGTGGTGTAGTCAAGTGGAGGTTCTGTCAAGTCCTTCGTTGGGTTGCTTTGTGACACATTGTGGGTGGAATTCAAGCTTGGAAAGCTTCGCTTCGGGGGTGCCAGTCGTGGCGTTTCCTCAGTGGACGGACCAAGGAACGAATGCCAAGTTGATAGAGGACGCTTGGAAGACAGGATTGAGGGTGACACCAAATGAGAAGGGGATTGTTACGGGTGACGAGCTCAAAAGGTGTTTGGAGTTGGTCATGGGAAGTGGGGAGATTGGTGAAGAGATGAGAAGGAATGCTAAGAAATGGAAAGATTTGGCAAGAGAGGCTGTGAGTGAAGGTGGGTCTTCTGACAAGAATCTCAAGGCTTTCTTGGATCGGATAAATTGA